The following coding sequences are from one Lolium rigidum isolate FL_2022 chromosome 6, APGP_CSIRO_Lrig_0.1, whole genome shotgun sequence window:
- the LOC124659405 gene encoding uncharacterized protein LOC124659405: MDDVVTDAPPPSRFSPDDLDNFAAPPPQPTPILVVSPNPSPPSPRLLIVLISPTSLALLPSPPPPLHASLLLPDLPLQQSNHAPIRVYLHPSSGALLAAVHAAVPAHRARAAARSLISALQPEEVLVLDAVRSGAYRGRLAADETVEGKLETSAARRLGGVGAAKGVAALAPPGSVIDGLGAALMAECQIRGKAASMVVTWPAAARPSDFGVMRSVAAQLGVDPVKAAARVSGRSELGALYT; this comes from the coding sequence ATGGACGACGTGGTcaccgacgcgccgccgccgtcccgcttCTCCCCGGACGACCTCGACAACttcgccgctccgccgccgcagcccacccCCATCCTCGTCGTCTCCCCCAACCCTAGCCCCCCCTCCCCGCGCCTCCTAATCGTCCTCATCTCCCCCACCTCCCTCGCCCTGCTCCCCTCCCCGCCGCCTCCGCTCcacgcctccctcctcctccccgaCCTGCCCCTGCAGCAGTCCAACCACGCGCccatccgcgtctacctccacccgTCCTCCGGCGCGCTCCTCGCCGCCGTCCACGCCGCCGTCCCcgcccaccgcgcgcgcgccgccgccaggagCCTCATCTCCGCGCTCCAGCCGGAGGAGGTCCTGGTGCTAGACGCGGTCCGGAGCGGGGCCTACAGGGGCAGGCTCGCCGCGGACGAGACGGTGGAGGGGAAGCTGGAGACCAGCGCGGCCCGTCGGCTGGGAggcgtcggcgcggccaagggcgtcGCGGCGCTGGCCCCTCCGGGGAGCGTGATAGACGGGCTCGGCGCGGCCCTGATGGCGGAGTGCCAGATCCGGGGGAAGGCCGCGAGCATGGTGGTGACTTGGCCGGCGGCCGCGAGGCCCTCCGACTTCGGGGTCATGCGGAGCGTGGCGGCGCAGCTCGGCGTCGATCCGGTGAAGGCCGCGGCGAGGGTCTCCGGCCGGAGCGAGCTGGGCGCGCTATATACTTAA
- the LOC124663929 gene encoding trichohyalin-like has translation MPRSTRRRSRKHGREERDRSDSDEDPRPREKGSAREHEKRLSSAASAKLPNAGEASGSSAEGRKKRKSRGEQEADTREERRSGGGEDERKRRKSRGEQEDDTREERREDERVNHRDSKKSRSSDGDVKGKSARNSDRSDEVSRRKSSKGALLEEDGAGEHRRVKERGVEREAEKSKESKQVMVLKEDDIAQQYKMVKDRSRDHDKGDEGRHDASFKDIPRNKEVKTRDLDSDKSRSKCNGTDDRQREDELHDGELEKNGRHRKTKDLSVGKDESHGGSRERQTRPRDVCTKVDGYYEQQHTDEKFKDDMPRGVDKPREEKYKDDRSKVQDRYKNNKYKDDRYKEEERHSRDDRYKEEERHSRDERYKEEERHSRDERYREERSRHEDRHKDVKYKEERSKEEGRHKDERYKEKPRDEEKPRNERSDNSSREKHRDDIYRNSRNQDGGSRGVRSSKDNTRDRSLEKHHKDELNYSDSRYNKNRLNDNEENASAADHRSTKYRDDSKVKKRSYEENGDLEPRNAKEYHGDATTKHRSDVGSFLSSEDRRREYEKVDSRKRDFERKSPSRSSTYHVKEQSRHFPKQEESSPREYGAALGRQRRTSDFQSVDGLNITDANSKESSHLSKDGRILRSDGRPIHFNDRPPSMSDRQVPIRNNLSSNTRHHELLLNGRATENYQSASPGHLHVAPDRSEMDTQRSFDDDTRSQVRERRSSSRSRRSGTIDTARGHGNTWNNPSSWPSSVPNGFGPFQHGPPVPGFHPAIHQFPWMRPPMDMNHAGVHYPLHGHPESFSQFAQPFPWHNSAEEPYLSGLPVWNANRSVVEEYSDSYGGRDLVKNKDSDLQQQSETEVPLPSHTSDKPSLIQFPAQNQSENSEVKPVDESNAAKADAHAPKYKSERTPGPSNVEVDSRFCSTYFKSIDISTSLASPELYKKCITMVGEFELAESSKFSMHRSLKNNKNEHGYQAEGTKYMVKSMFSGKATSVFENAMALYSSSTGSWKSKTLASSSQQESDKTINQASVNMVEESNVTVAEYQSLPCTDMCDEVHNNDQPHLDAGPAKDCTDTGEDKVGSDLGDKSLGINHSEGHSSDAEELQVLGNGEAQPPQVGSIPDVPKEQVSGVISDTTFPSGSQLREGVNLKRIPCSPGST, from the exons ATGCCGAGGAGCACGCGTCGCAGGTCCCGGAAGCACGGCCGGGAGGAGCGGGACAGGTCGGACTCCGACGAGGACCCGCGCCCGCGGGAGAAGGGGTCCGCCAGGGAGCACGAGAAGCGGCTGTCCTCGGCGGCGTCTGCGAAGCTTCCCAATGCGGGCGAGGCGTCTGGCTCGTCGGCGGAGGggcggaagaagaggaagagcagAGGGGAGCAAGAGGCTGACACCAGGGAGGAAAGGCGGAGTGGCGGCGGGGAGgatgagaggaagaggaggaagagcagAGGGGAGCAAGAGGATGACACCAGGGAGGAAAGGCGGGAGGATGAGAGGGTTAATCACCGTGACTCGAAGAAGTCGAGGAGTTCGGATGGTGATGTCAAGGGGAAGTCTGCAAGGAATTCTGATAGGTCCGACGAGGTTAGCAGAAGGAAGTCGAGTAAAGGGGCATTGTTGGAGGAAGATGGTGCCGGCGAGCATCGCCGGGTCAAGGAGAGGGGGGTTGAGCGGGAGGCAGAGAAGTCAAAAGAAAGCAAGCAAGTGATGGTGCTCAAGGAAGATGATATTGCTCAGCAGTATAAGATGGTGAAGGATAGGAGTAGGGACCATGATAAGGGGGATGAGGGCAGGCACGATGCATCGTTCAAAgatataccaagaaacaaagaggTGAAAACACGAGATTTGGATAGCGATAAATCGAGGAGTAAGTGTAATGGAACTGATG ATCGTCAACGTGAAGATGAGTTGCACGATGGAGAACTAGAAAAGAATGGGAGGCACAGGAAAACGAAGGATCTGTCTGTTGGGAAAGATGAGTCACATGGTGGCAGCAGGGAAAGGCAAACCAGGCCTAGGGATGTTTGTACCAAGGTTGATGGATATTACGAGCAACAGCACACAGATGAAAAATTCAAAGATGACATGCCTAGAGGTGTGGACAAACCTAGAGAAGAGAAATATAAGGATGATAGGTCCAAAGTTCAGGATAGGTATAAGAATAACAAATACAAAGATGATAGGTATAAAGAAGAGGAAAGACATAGTAGAGATGATAGGTATAAAGAAGAGGAAAGACATAGTAGAGATGAAAGGTATAAAGAAGAGGAAAGACATAGTAGAGATGAAAGGTACAGAGAGGAAAGGTCTAGACATGAAGATAGACATAAGGATGTAAAATACAAAGAGGAAAGATCTAAAGAGGAGGGCAGACATAAGGATGAAAGATACAAAGAGAAGCCTAGAGATGAAGAGAAGCCTAGGAATGAAAGATCTGACAATAGCTCTAGAGAGAAACATCGAGATGATATTTATAGAAATAGTAGGAATCAAGATGGTGGATCACGGGGAGTGCGGTCCTCAAAGGATAACACTAGAGACAGATCTTTGGAAAAGCACCACAAGGACGAACTTAATTACTCAGATAGCCGGTATAATAAAAATAGACTTAATGACAATGAAGAGAATGCATCTGCTGCTGATCACAGGAGCACCAAGTATAGAGATGATAGCAAAGTGAAGAAACGGTCTTATGAAGAAAATGGTGATCTGGAGCCGAGGAATGCAAAAGAATATCATGGAGATGCTACTACAAAACACAGGTCTGATGTAGGCTCATTTCTATCTAGTGAAGACCGTAGACGGGAATATGAGAAGGTTGATTCTCGGAAGAGGGATTTTGAGAGGAAGAGCCCTTCTAGATCCAGTACATATCATGTGAAGGAGCAAAGCAG GCATTTCCCAAAACAAGAAGAATCCTCACCCAGGGAGTACGGTGCTGCTCTGGGAAGACAGAGACGGACATCTGACTTTCAATCAGTTGATGGTCTCAATATAACTGATGCAAATAGCAAAGAATCCTCTCACCTCTCAAAAGATGGTAGAATTTTGAGATCTGATGGCCGACCAATTCATTTTAATGACAGACCACCATCAATGAGTGATCGGCAAGTTCCTATCCGGAACAATCTGAGCAGTAATACTAGACATCATGAGTTATTATTGAATGGCCGAGCGaccgagaactatcaaagtgcatCACCAGGGCATCTCCATGTGGCACCTGATAGGTCTGAAATGGACACTCAAAGATCCTTTGATGATGATACTAGGAGCCAGGTTAGGGAACGCCGATCAAGCAGCCGCTCTAGAAGAAGTGGTACTATTGATACTGCAAGAGGGCACGGTAACACTTGGAATAATCCCTCTTCATGGCCTTCATCAGTACCTAATGGTTTTGGTCCTTTCCAGCATGGGCCTCCAGTCCCTGGTTTTCATCCAGCTATCCACCAATTCCCTTGGATGCGACCACCTATGGATATGAATCATGCTGGGGTTCATTATCCTCTGCATGGACATCCTGAAAGTTTTTCTCAATTtgcacaaccatttccatggcaCAATTCCGCAGAAGAACCATATCTCTCTGGATTGCCAGTTTGGAATGCAAACAGAAGTGTCGTTGAAGAATACTCTGACAGCTATGGCGGACGAGATTTGGTCAAGAATAAAGATTCTGATTTACAGCAGCAGTCAGAGACAGAGGTGCCACTTCCATCTCATACTTCTGACAAGCCTTCACTAATTCAGTTCCCAGCTCAAAATCAAAGTGAGAACTCTGAAGTCAAACCAGTTGATGAGAGCAATGCTGCAAAGGCTGATGCACATGCTCCAAAATATAAATCTGAGAGAACTCCTGGACCTTCTAATGTAGAAGTGGATTCTCGGTTTTGCTCTAcctattttaagagcattgacatTTCTACAAGCCTTGCTTCACCAGAGTTGTACAAAAAATGTATTACAATGGTGGGAGAGTTTGAACTGGCTGAATCGTCTAAATTTAGCATGCATCGGTCCTTGAAG AATAATAAAAACGAGCATGGATATCAAGCAGAAGGTACCAAATACATGGTAAAATCCATGTTTTCTGGGAAAGCTACTTCTGTATTTGAG AATGCCATGGCGCTTTATAGTTCAAGCACTGGGTCTTGGAAGTCGAAAACTCTTGCATCATCGTCACAACAAGAAAGTGACAAGACGATCAATCAGGCTTCTGTGAACATGGTGGAGGAAAGCAATGTTACTGTAGCTGAGTATCAGTCATTGCCGTGTACTGATATGTGCGATGAAGTACACAATAACGACCAGCCTCATCTTGATGCTGGGCCGGCAAAAGATTGCACCGACACAGGAGAAGACAAGGTGGGCTCAGACCTTGGGGACAAAAGCCTCGGCATCAACCATAGTGAGGGGCATTCTTCTGACGCCGAGGAGCTGCAAGTTCTGGGCAACGGCGAGGCGCAGCCCCCTCAGGTGGGCAGCATTCCCGACGTTCCGAAAGAACAGGTTTCTGGTGTCATTTCTGACACTACATTTCCCTCTGGTTCTCAGTTGCGCGAGGGTGTTAATTTAAAACGGATACCTTGCTCTCCTGGGAGTACTTAA